The sequence CTGCCAGAAGAAAACTTATCGCTGGGATAATCATCAACAAAGCAAGAGCAACTGGGGGAATCCGGTTGCCAAGACGAGAGAACTGCAACACAAAATTGAGGAACAGCACCGGAACAATAAGATCTGTTACCGATAAAACTGCCCAGACCAGTTTATATTCAATTGACGTTGAAACTGCTTCCAGAAGATAGGTAAATGACCAGAGAAAAACTCCGAGCATCAGGAATAAAAATGCCCGCATCACCTTGTCAGAAGTCCGGTGAGACGCATAACCGGCTAAGGCTATGGAAACGAGACAGGAGAGGAGAAGAAGGCCGGCATAAAGTGAGAACTGCATATCAGTCACAAATTTTTCGGGGAATGAGAGATGGTTCAGTGCTTATGAGTATATCCGGAGGGTATAAACAGGTTTCTCATTTCCCTACGGCTATCGAAAAGAAAAACCATCATCACATCTTTTTTCATATTTATCCGAATTAATTTTAGAGAGAATGTACATATCTATGTGAATGCGACTCTCTGATGGGGAAGTTTCATCAATAAAAAATACCATTCATCACCGTGATCCAAAAGCCAGAATAATCCTGTTTGGTTCGAGAACTGATGATACAAAAAAAGGAGGAGATATTGATATTTTTATTTTATCTCATATTCTGACAGAAAAAGATAAAAGAGATCTAAAAATTGCATTATATGAAAGCCTTGGAGAACAAAAAATTGACATTCTCATTGAACCTGAGCCGATGACTGCTCTCGGGAAAATAGCCATGAAAGGGGGGATCGAATTATGAATTTGGGAGAAACAAAAGAAATTCTGATTCAAAATGATGAATTTTTATTGAAAAGCAAAACATGGCTTGTGCACTCTTATGAAATATGCAATCAGATCGGAAAAAAAACAGATTACTCGCTCGATGAGATGGATGCATTTGAAGCATTAAACAGCAGATTTGCCAGAGCAAGCGATTTACTTATCCAGCAGATGTTCAGGACTATCCAGATAATTGAACTTGAACCAGGTGGAACCATTCTTGATCGGATAAACAGGGCCGAAAAACTTGGATATATTAATTCTGCAGAGGATATGAAACGAATACGAGAGATAAGAAATACCATCGTTCACGAGTATAATCAGAAAGATGTTATTAGGCTTTTTCATGATATCCTTGATGAAACACCTATCCTCATTGAATCTATAGAAATGACTCATTCGTATATCGAGAAATACCTCACTATCTCATGATACCTGAAGTAATGGTATCACGACGGGCCTGATCGGGGAAAGCCTGACAGAGCCAGGCATCCCAATTTTCATTAGGATCAGGAGAATATCCATAGGTTTTGGAAAATATCTTTTTTTTCAGGGATACGGAGCTGTCATATCCGGTTACCAAAGCCGGAATAAGTATCCGGGAAATAAGATCAGAAAACCGGAATAAAAATTAACCAAAATACTCTTCAATGAAATCAGATAATTTTTTGGTGAGTTTTCCGCCCTTTTTCCCCGATTTAGCACTTTTTGACTTTTCCTTTATCTCCTTCTTTCGTTTCTTCGGTTTTTCCATAGAGGGTTTTTCTAATGATCCAAAAAATCCTGGGTAAATCATAACCGAATAGTTCTTTCTCACATACTGGCGTCTGTTGCGTTTGGGGACAATAAGCCGGGGTAGGAAGAGTGCCTTCATCTGTTCAAGTGATGCAACCCATCGCATCTCATCAATCAGGGATATGTCCAAAAGAACATGAATTACATCAGGAAGTGGCCGTGGAGGGGGAATTACAACCAATGCAGTTGATGTAACTGGAATGATTGCAGGCAAAAATCTCTGCCAACGAACCGGAATAAAACTGGCTGGACTATTACGTGAAACTAACTGGAAAATCCTGGTTCCGGGTAACAAATAAGGTAGTTTTACACATGAGGGGAGGAAGATGATCGGTATTGACAATCGTTCAGGTCGTACCCTTCTATGTTTAACATACCGGACTGTCTGAACAGGAGCTGATAATAGAAACACAGGTGAACAGGATATCTGGTAAAAAACAGGCCCGGATGAAAGTTGTAACACATCATGCTGGTTTCTCTGGCAGAAAGGACAGGTACCGGGAAGGATACAAAACCAGTGATCCAAATCAACCGGACACGAAACAAGGGAGTAGAGAGCCATTTCAGCACATGAAAACCAATCATGCAGAGATGTCTCAATTGAGTGAAATGATGGTTGTAATTCGGTCAATCTGGTCGAAAAAACCCTTCTCATCGGATAGGGAATGACTCCGGAATGCGGAATATATGACAGATGATGTTTGGATGATTTGGATTTGTCCAGGTGATAGAGCATGCATCCGTCCATAAGCATCATACAAAGTAGGTTCAGAATATGCAAAATCCAGGTATCATCCGGATGATCAAAGGATTGGGATCTCTTTGGAACTGCAAAAACCCTGACCGAACTATCCGGACCCACAAAAACTGACCGGGGTGACAGGCTGAATGGGACTAGTCCTGCCCGAAAGATTGAGATCAGTGTTGATAGAAGGTTTCGACAAACTGCAACCCGGTGACGGAAGGAGAATTTTTTCCCTTTCCATTTCATCCGACTGGTAGGATCTGCTGCATCATGCCAGTGAACGAATCGTGAAAAGTCAATATCCGGGATCAGATACCGAATGGCTTTTCCGGCTTTCGTGTTCTGATGCACCATCATAACCGGAACAATGACCGAAGGAGGGAGTTTCATATCCTTTAAGGAGGAGAGAGGAGAGTATGATTCCCATCCGACAAGAAGTGAGTAAC comes from Methanospirillum hungatei and encodes:
- a CDS encoding nucleotidyltransferase domain-containing protein, giving the protein MRLSDGEVSSIKNTIHHRDPKARIILFGSRTDDTKKGGDIDIFILSHILTEKDKRDLKIALYESLGEQKIDILIEPEPMTALGKIAMKGGIEL